The following coding sequences lie in one Variovorax terrae genomic window:
- a CDS encoding alpha-hydroxy acid oxidase, translating into MTVITNIEDLRVLAQKRVPRMFYDYADSGSWTEGTYRANEADFQKIKLRQRVAVNMENRSTRTRMLGVDVAMPVAIAPTGMTGMQHADGEILAAQAAEKFGIPFTLSTMSICSIEDIAAHTKAPFWFQLYVMRDRDFIERLIDRAKAANCGALVLTLDLQIIGQRHKDLKNGLSAPPKLTVPNLLNMATKPRWCLGMLGTKRRNFGNIFGHVKGIENMGSLSEWTNKQFDPRLNWGDVEWIKKRWGGKLILKGIQDVEDAQLAASSGADALIVSNHGGRQLDGAPSSISALPAIVDAVGSKMEVHMDGGIRSGQDVLKAVALGAKGTYIGRSMLYGLGAMGEAGVTKALQIIHKELDLTMAFCGHTDISRVDAGILLPGTY; encoded by the coding sequence GTGACCGTCATCACCAATATCGAAGACCTGCGCGTGCTCGCGCAAAAGCGCGTGCCCCGCATGTTCTACGACTACGCCGACTCCGGCTCGTGGACCGAAGGCACCTACCGCGCCAACGAGGCCGACTTCCAGAAGATCAAGCTGCGCCAGCGCGTGGCTGTCAACATGGAGAACCGCAGCACCCGCACCCGGATGCTGGGCGTGGACGTGGCCATGCCGGTGGCCATCGCGCCCACCGGCATGACCGGCATGCAGCACGCCGACGGCGAGATCCTGGCGGCTCAGGCGGCCGAGAAGTTCGGCATTCCGTTCACGCTCTCGACCATGAGCATCTGCTCGATCGAGGACATCGCCGCCCACACCAAGGCGCCGTTCTGGTTCCAGCTCTACGTGATGCGCGACCGCGACTTCATCGAGCGCCTGATCGACCGCGCCAAGGCCGCGAACTGCGGCGCGCTGGTGCTCACGCTGGACCTGCAGATCATCGGCCAGCGCCACAAGGACCTGAAGAACGGCCTGTCGGCGCCGCCGAAGCTCACGGTACCCAACCTCCTCAACATGGCCACCAAGCCGCGCTGGTGCCTGGGCATGCTGGGGACGAAGCGCCGCAACTTCGGCAACATCTTCGGCCACGTCAAGGGCATCGAGAACATGGGCTCGCTCTCGGAGTGGACCAACAAGCAGTTCGATCCGCGCCTGAACTGGGGCGACGTGGAGTGGATCAAGAAGCGCTGGGGCGGCAAGCTCATCCTCAAGGGCATCCAGGACGTGGAGGACGCGCAGCTCGCCGCCAGCAGCGGCGCCGATGCGCTGATCGTCTCCAACCACGGCGGGCGCCAGCTCGATGGCGCGCCGTCTTCGATCTCGGCGCTGCCGGCGATCGTGGACGCGGTGGGAAGCAAGATGGAAGTGCACATGGACGGCGGCATCCGCAGCGGCCAGGACGTGCTCAAGGCCGTGGCGCTGGGCGCCAAGGGCACCTACATCGGCCGCAGCATGCTGTACGGCCTGGGCGCGATGGGCGAGGCCGGCGTCACCAAGGCGCTGCAGATCATCCACAAGGAGCTGGACCTCACCATGGCCTTCTGCGGCCACACCGACATCAGCCGGGTGGACGCCGGCATCCTGCTGCCGGGCACGTACTGA
- a CDS encoding MFS transporter has translation MPETKNASTASSFAPLRQPVFAVLWAATVLGNIGSFMRDVASSWLVTDLSASATAVALIQTAATLPIFLLAIPAGVLSDILDRRRFLIFVQLVLAAVSGTLLLLSHTDTLTVEYLIALTFVGGIGAALMGPTWQSIVPELVPREDLKGAVALNSLGINIARAIGPAAGGLILASFGAAVTYGVDVLSYAFVIAALLWWKRPAVADSTLSENFLGAFRAGLRYTRASTELHRVLLRAAVFFLFASAVWALLPLVARQMLGGSAGFYGVLLGAVGAGAIAGALVMPQLRRRLDADGLVLLASLISAAVMGALVFAPPPWLAVALLLLLGLGWITALTTFNSVAQAILPNWVRGRGLAVYLTVFNGAMAAGSFGWGLVAHEIGVPGALLVSAAGLAAVALLFHRVRLPAGEADLQASRHWPEPLVAEPVVHDRGPVMVQIEYRIRQEDRPAFLGAIRRLSQERLRDGAYAWGVVEHSADAEHVMEWFLVESWAEHLRQHHRVSQADADLQSEVLRFHRGPGQPQVHHFLAL, from the coding sequence ATGCCTGAGACCAAGAACGCTTCAACCGCCAGCAGCTTCGCGCCGCTGCGCCAGCCGGTGTTTGCCGTGCTGTGGGCCGCCACCGTGCTGGGCAACATCGGCAGCTTCATGCGCGACGTCGCCAGCTCGTGGCTGGTGACCGACCTGTCGGCCAGCGCGACCGCGGTGGCGCTGATCCAGACAGCCGCCACGCTGCCGATCTTCCTGCTGGCCATTCCGGCGGGCGTGCTGTCGGACATCCTGGACCGCCGGCGCTTCCTGATCTTCGTGCAACTGGTGCTGGCGGCGGTGAGCGGCACGCTGCTGCTGCTCTCGCACACCGACACGCTGACGGTGGAGTACCTGATCGCGCTGACTTTCGTCGGCGGCATCGGCGCCGCGCTGATGGGGCCGACCTGGCAGTCCATCGTGCCCGAGCTGGTGCCGCGCGAAGACCTCAAGGGCGCGGTGGCGCTGAATTCGCTGGGCATCAACATTGCACGCGCCATTGGCCCGGCGGCGGGCGGGCTGATCCTGGCCAGCTTCGGCGCGGCGGTGACTTACGGGGTGGACGTGCTGAGCTATGCCTTCGTGATCGCCGCCTTGCTGTGGTGGAAACGGCCGGCAGTGGCCGACAGCACGCTGTCGGAGAACTTCCTGGGGGCTTTTCGCGCCGGGCTGCGCTACACGCGGGCCAGCACGGAACTGCACCGCGTCCTGCTGCGGGCAGCGGTGTTCTTCCTGTTCGCCAGCGCCGTGTGGGCCTTGCTGCCGCTGGTGGCGCGCCAGATGCTCGGCGGCAGCGCCGGCTTCTACGGTGTGCTGCTCGGGGCCGTGGGCGCGGGAGCCATCGCCGGTGCACTGGTGATGCCGCAGCTGCGCCGGCGGCTGGATGCCGATGGCCTGGTGCTGCTGGCCTCGCTCATCAGCGCCGCCGTCATGGGCGCACTGGTGTTCGCGCCGCCTCCCTGGCTGGCGGTGGCCCTGCTGTTGCTGCTGGGGCTGGGCTGGATCACGGCGCTGACCACCTTCAACAGCGTGGCCCAGGCCATCCTGCCGAACTGGGTGCGCGGGCGCGGCTTGGCGGTGTACCTCACCGTGTTCAATGGCGCCATGGCCGCCGGCAGCTTCGGCTGGGGCCTGGTCGCGCATGAGATCGGCGTGCCCGGCGCGCTGCTGGTGAGCGCCGCCGGCCTGGCGGCCGTGGCCCTGCTGTTCCATCGCGTCCGCCTGCCCGCCGGCGAAGCGGATCTGCAGGCGTCACGCCACTGGCCCGAGCCCCTGGTTGCCGAGCCGGTCGTGCATGACCGCGGCCCGGTCATGGTGCAGATCGAGTACCGCATCCGCCAGGAAGACCGGCCTGCGTTCCTGGGGGCGATCAGGCGCCTGTCGCAGGAGCGCCTGCGCGACGGAGCCTATGCCTGGGGCGTTGTGGAGCACAGCGCCGACGCCGAACACGTGATGGAGTGGTTTCTCGTCGAGTCGTGGGCCGAGCATCTGCGCCAGCACCACCGCGTGTCGCAGGCCGATGCGGATTTGCAGAGCGAAGTGCTGCGGTTCCACAGAGGGCCCGGCCAACCGCAAGTGCATCATTTCCTGGCGCTGTAG
- a CDS encoding DoxX family membrane protein, producing the protein MQAVLTAPWMHTLLLLCLCAPYLQGAVLKLLDFRGAVAEVSGLGLAPAAPLAAATAALQVVAPALILSGWHRWLGALLLAAFTLLAAVLAHRFWQTSGAKRRRLGIAFCEHGALAGGLLLVVWQDLGGRHA; encoded by the coding sequence ATGCAGGCGGTTCTCACGGCGCCCTGGATGCACACGCTGCTGCTGCTGTGCCTGTGTGCCCCCTACCTGCAAGGGGCGGTGCTCAAGCTGCTGGACTTTCGCGGCGCGGTGGCCGAAGTGAGCGGCCTCGGCCTGGCGCCCGCCGCGCCATTGGCCGCCGCCACGGCCGCGCTGCAAGTGGTGGCGCCCGCGCTGATCCTGAGCGGCTGGCATCGCTGGCTGGGTGCGCTGTTGCTGGCCGCCTTCACGCTGCTCGCGGCCGTGCTGGCCCATCGCTTCTGGCAAACTTCAGGCGCCAAGCGGCGGCGCCTGGGCATCGCATTCTGTGAACATGGCGCGCTGGCAGGGGGACTGCTGCTGGTCGTCTGGCAAGACCTGGGAGGACGCCATGCCTGA
- a CDS encoding amidohydrolase, translated as MSQTITPDLILFNGRFTTLDRANPTASAVAMAEGRFTQVGRDREVLALAGPATRRIDLRGKSALPGLIDNHLHIIRGGLNFNMELRWDGVKSLVDAMAMLRAQVAVTPAPQWVRVVGGFTEHQFAEKRLPTIEELNAVAPDTPVFILHLYDRALLNGAALRAVGYTKDTPAPPGGEIVRDSAGNPTGLLLAKPNASILYATLAKGPKLPFDYQVNSTRHFMRELNRLGVTGAIDAGGGFQNYPDDYAVIQELADADQLTIRLAYNLFTQKPKQEKEDFLNWTATSQYKQGTDYFRHNGAGEMLVFSAADFEDFRQPRPEMGPGMEGDLEAVVRILAQNRWPWRMHATYDETISRALDVFEKVNRDTPLAGLNWFFDHAETISERSIERVAALGGGVAVQHRMAYQGEYFVERYGARAAEATPPVKRMLEMGVKTSAGTDATRVASYNPWVSLSWLITGKTVGGLQITPQRNLLDREQALRMWTENVTWFSNEEGRKGRIAVGQLADLVVPDRDFFACPESDIADTTALLTVVGGKVVWGAGDFAALDEAPPPPAMPDWSPVRRYGGYGAWGAQDAGPLRSAARQAAAACACSNLCNVHGHAHTGAWSAQLPTSDAKGFWGALGCACWAV; from the coding sequence ATGTCGCAAACCATCACCCCCGACCTGATCCTTTTCAACGGCCGCTTCACCACGCTGGACCGCGCCAACCCCACGGCCAGCGCCGTGGCCATGGCCGAAGGCCGGTTCACGCAGGTGGGCCGTGACCGCGAGGTGCTCGCGCTCGCCGGCCCGGCCACGCGCCGCATCGACCTGCGCGGAAAGAGCGCGCTGCCAGGGCTCATCGACAACCACCTGCACATCATCCGCGGCGGCCTGAACTTCAACATGGAGTTGCGCTGGGACGGCGTGAAAAGCCTCGTCGACGCGATGGCGATGCTGCGCGCACAAGTGGCCGTCACCCCTGCGCCGCAGTGGGTGCGCGTGGTGGGCGGCTTCACCGAGCACCAGTTCGCCGAGAAGCGCCTGCCCACCATCGAGGAGCTCAACGCGGTGGCCCCCGACACGCCGGTGTTCATCCTGCACCTGTACGACCGCGCGCTGCTCAACGGGGCGGCCCTGCGTGCCGTGGGCTACACCAAGGACACGCCCGCGCCCCCGGGCGGCGAGATCGTGCGCGACAGCGCTGGTAACCCCACGGGCCTGCTGCTGGCCAAGCCCAACGCGTCGATCCTGTACGCCACGCTGGCCAAGGGTCCGAAGCTGCCCTTCGACTACCAGGTCAACTCCACGCGCCACTTCATGCGCGAGCTCAACCGCCTGGGCGTCACCGGCGCCATCGACGCGGGCGGGGGCTTCCAGAACTACCCCGACGACTACGCTGTGATCCAGGAACTGGCCGACGCGGACCAGCTCACCATCCGCCTGGCCTACAACCTGTTCACGCAAAAGCCCAAGCAGGAGAAAGAGGACTTCCTGAACTGGACGGCCACGTCGCAGTACAAGCAGGGCACGGACTACTTCCGCCACAACGGCGCGGGCGAGATGCTGGTGTTCTCGGCGGCCGACTTCGAGGATTTCCGCCAGCCCCGCCCCGAGATGGGGCCCGGCATGGAGGGCGATCTCGAGGCAGTGGTTCGCATCCTCGCGCAGAACCGCTGGCCCTGGCGTATGCATGCCACCTACGACGAGACCATCAGCCGCGCGCTCGATGTGTTCGAGAAGGTGAACCGCGACACTCCGCTTGCAGGCCTGAACTGGTTCTTCGACCATGCCGAGACGATCTCGGAGCGCTCCATCGAGCGCGTCGCGGCCCTGGGCGGTGGCGTGGCGGTGCAGCACCGCATGGCCTACCAGGGCGAGTACTTCGTGGAGCGCTACGGCGCCCGCGCGGCCGAGGCCACGCCTCCCGTCAAGCGCATGCTGGAGATGGGGGTGAAAACCTCGGCCGGCACCGACGCCACGCGCGTGGCCAGCTACAACCCCTGGGTGTCGCTGTCCTGGCTGATCACCGGCAAGACGGTGGGCGGCCTGCAGATCACGCCGCAGCGCAACCTGCTGGACCGCGAGCAGGCGCTGCGCATGTGGACCGAGAACGTCACCTGGTTCTCGAACGAGGAGGGCCGGAAGGGCCGCATCGCGGTGGGGCAGTTGGCCGACCTGGTGGTGCCCGACCGCGACTTCTTCGCTTGCCCCGAATCCGACATCGCCGACACCACGGCGCTGCTCACCGTGGTGGGCGGCAAGGTGGTCTGGGGCGCCGGCGACTTTGCTGCGCTGGATGAGGCGCCACCGCCGCCGGCCATGCCCGACTGGTCGCCCGTGCGCCGCTATGGCGGCTACGGCGCCTGGGGCGCCCAGGACGCGGGCCCGCTGCGATCGGCAGCGCGCCAGGCCGCGGCCGCCTGCGCCTGCAGCAACCTGTGCAACGTGCACGGCCACGCGCACACCGGCGCCTGGAGTGCGCAGCTGCCCACCTCCGACGCCAAAGGCTTCTGGGGTGCATTGGGCTGTGCCTGCTGGGCGGTGTGA
- a CDS encoding hydrolase — MAPTPKPVAVAKPGATLLTPQDHTLVLIDFQSQMAFATHSIDAVTLRNNAGLVASAAAGFGVSTILTTVAAKSFSGPVFDEVTAPFPGQALLDRTSMNTWEDEAVIRRVNEIGKSRIVLAGLWTSVCIVGPALSALDQGFEVYVITDASGDVSAEAHERAVERMVQAGARPMTALQYLLELQRDWARTETYDMATGIARKLGGAYGIGIHYAKTMFNAHEG; from the coding sequence ATGGCCCCGACCCCCAAGCCCGTCGCCGTTGCCAAGCCCGGCGCCACGCTGCTCACGCCGCAAGACCACACGCTGGTCCTGATCGACTTCCAGTCGCAGATGGCGTTTGCCACGCACTCCATCGACGCGGTCACGCTGCGCAACAACGCGGGGCTGGTGGCCAGCGCCGCCGCCGGTTTTGGCGTGTCCACCATCCTCACCACCGTGGCCGCCAAGAGCTTCAGCGGCCCCGTGTTCGACGAAGTGACGGCGCCGTTTCCCGGCCAGGCGCTGCTGGACCGCACCTCCATGAACACCTGGGAGGACGAGGCCGTGATCCGCCGCGTCAACGAGATCGGCAAGTCCCGCATCGTGCTCGCGGGACTGTGGACCAGCGTCTGCATCGTGGGCCCGGCGCTGTCGGCGCTGGACCAGGGCTTCGAGGTCTACGTGATCACCGACGCCAGCGGCGACGTGTCCGCCGAGGCCCACGAACGCGCGGTCGAGCGCATGGTGCAGGCTGGCGCACGGCCCATGACCGCGTTGCAGTACCTGCTGGAACTGCAGCGCGACTGGGCCCGCACCGAGACGTACGATATGGCCACCGGCATTGCCAGGAAGCTGGGTGGTGCCTACGGCATCGGCATCCACTACGCCAAGACCATGTTCAACGCCCACGAAGGCTGA
- a CDS encoding pirin family protein — MLDIRKADHRGRANHGWLQSRHTFSFGSYHDPRQQGFSDLLVINDDRVAPAQGFGTHGHRDMEIFSYVLEGALAHQDSMGTGSVIRPGDVQMMSAGTGVQHSEFNHSAQEPVHFLQIWIMTNERGAKPRYQEAHFGDAEKRGRLRLIIAPQSADGALAVRQDARVYAGLFDGNESTALDVGADRHAYVHVARGSLDVNGERLAEGDGARIRNAGMLRFDHGDNAEVLVFDLRPNELPAW, encoded by the coding sequence ATGCTCGACATCCGCAAAGCCGACCACCGGGGCCGCGCCAACCACGGCTGGCTGCAATCGCGCCACACGTTCTCGTTCGGCAGTTACCACGATCCCCGCCAGCAGGGCTTCTCGGACCTGCTGGTCATCAACGACGACCGCGTTGCGCCGGCCCAGGGTTTTGGCACGCACGGCCACCGCGACATGGAAATCTTCTCCTACGTGCTCGAAGGCGCGCTGGCGCACCAGGACTCGATGGGCACGGGTTCGGTGATCCGCCCGGGTGACGTGCAGATGATGAGTGCGGGCACCGGCGTGCAGCACAGCGAGTTCAACCACTCGGCCCAGGAGCCGGTGCATTTCCTGCAAATCTGGATCATGACCAACGAGCGCGGCGCGAAGCCCCGCTACCAGGAAGCGCATTTCGGCGACGCCGAGAAGCGCGGCCGCCTGCGTCTGATCATTGCCCCTCAGAGTGCGGACGGCGCCCTGGCCGTGCGCCAGGACGCACGCGTGTACGCAGGCCTGTTCGACGGCAACGAGTCCACGGCGCTCGACGTCGGCGCAGACCGCCATGCGTATGTGCACGTGGCGCGCGGCAGCCTCGATGTGAACGGCGAACGCCTTGCCGAAGGCGATGGCGCCCGCATCCGCAACGCGGGCATGCTGCGCTTCGACCACGGCGACAACGCCGAAGTGCTCGTGTTCGACCTGCGGCCCAACGAACTGCCCGCCTGGTGA
- a CDS encoding LysR family transcriptional regulator, producing the protein MLKLSLEAIEIVDTIARHGSFAAASERLHKVPSTISYAVSKLEEQLGLALFVRNGPRVTLTPAGQEMLKEGHWLLAAARQLESRMRQIATGFEAELRLAHDSLIPTSAFNPDIRAFEDLNCGTRLRIGTETLTGTWEMLREGRADLIVAAGEGPAGGGYKAVAVGSLDFAFCVTATHPLVRLKRPLTRDDLLEHTAIVVGDGARSSADRTVGLLLGQRRITVPSMQAKIAAQMAGLGHGFLPRACVRADLEQGVLVELQVEEPRPPETFWLAWSTERMGEALKWWIQQLDRPLLPGILPF; encoded by the coding sequence ATGCTCAAACTCTCCCTCGAAGCCATCGAAATCGTCGACACCATCGCCCGCCATGGCTCGTTCGCCGCGGCCTCGGAACGGCTGCACAAGGTGCCGTCCACCATCTCCTACGCCGTCTCCAAGCTCGAAGAGCAGCTCGGCCTGGCCTTGTTCGTGCGCAATGGCCCACGGGTCACGCTCACACCCGCCGGGCAGGAAATGCTCAAGGAGGGGCACTGGCTGCTGGCCGCGGCGCGGCAACTCGAATCGCGCATGCGGCAGATCGCCACGGGCTTCGAGGCCGAGCTGCGGCTGGCGCACGATTCGCTGATTCCCACAAGCGCGTTCAACCCCGACATTCGCGCCTTCGAGGACCTGAACTGCGGCACCCGCCTGCGCATTGGCACTGAAACGCTCACCGGCACCTGGGAGATGCTGCGCGAAGGTCGCGCCGATCTCATCGTGGCGGCCGGCGAAGGCCCGGCCGGCGGCGGCTACAAGGCCGTGGCGGTGGGCAGCCTGGACTTTGCCTTCTGCGTGACGGCCACGCATCCGCTGGTGCGGCTGAAGCGCCCGCTCACGCGCGACGACCTGCTGGAGCACACCGCCATCGTGGTGGGCGATGGCGCGCGCTCCTCCGCTGACCGCACGGTGGGACTGCTGCTGGGCCAGCGACGCATCACGGTGCCCAGCATGCAAGCCAAGATCGCGGCCCAGATGGCGGGGCTGGGGCATGGGTTCCTGCCTCGCGCCTGTGTCCGAGCCGATCTGGAGCAAGGCGTGCTCGTGGAACTGCAGGTCGAGGAGCCGCGCCCGCCCGAGACGTTCTGGCTGGCCTGGAGCACCGAGCGCATGGGCGAGGCGCTCAAATGGTGGATTCAGCAGCTCGACCGGCCGCTGCTGCCGGGCATCCTGCCGTTCTGA